Genomic DNA from Oncorhynchus kisutch isolate 150728-3 unplaced genomic scaffold, Okis_V2 scaffold1062, whole genome shotgun sequence:
AGAATCTTGCTGGTCTGCGTGCGTTTTGTTTATGTTACCAAAACCCTTtatgtaactgtgtgtgttgtatctttcagaacatcaggaCTCGTACAGTTCAGGGGACAGGGTTGGGTCTGTCCTTCGGTAGACTCCTTGGTTCTTTGTGTAGTAAATACATGCTGGTGGATGGGGACAAAGTCATGTTCGGCTCCTACAGGTGAGAGAAAGTAGCTgtatacttctctctctctttctctctctctctttctctctctttctctctctctttctctctcttctctctatctctctctttctctctcctctatttctctctctctgtcctcttccctctctttccttctctctctcttcctctctttctctctcgctctctgtcatgtgtgtgtgttactgtgtgtttattTCCAAGACATAACACATATCTGTTCTTTCTCTCCTAGCTTCTCTTACtgtgtgtgtttcactgtgtCTTTATTGAAGACGTAAACATTGTTCTTGTGATCTTCTTCTCCTCTAGCTTCtcttgctgtgtgtgtttcactgtgtCTTTATTGAAGACGTAAACATTGTTCTTGTGATCTTCTTCTCCTCTAGCTTCtcttgctgtgtgtgtttcactgtgtCTTTATTGAAGACCTAAACATTGTTCTTGTGATCTTCTTCTCCTCTAGCTTCTCATGGAGTTCGTCTCGGATGGACCGCAACATGATCACGGTCATGACTGGCCAGGTGATCGACTTCTTCGACCGCGACTTCTGCGAGCTCTACGCCGTGTCCGAAAAACTGGACCTCTACAAGGAGTTCAACCTCAGCCCACCTCCCAACATGGCCTCCGCCGCGCGGCTCAAAGTGGAGCCCGTAAAACCCCAGTTACGAGCCGCCACATCCAGATTCCAGGTCAGTCTAGGCAACTCGCGTGGAGGTGATCTCCAGGTGCCTGCACATAAATACCACAACCCCAAATACTCTTTGGTGTACGGGAATAGTGTTCCTGGACTGATGGGGTCCTTGCAGGATCTACCAGGCATAGAAAAGACAGCTATAACTGCGGGTCCTGAGGGACTAATGCAGGTGAACAGCGAGTGGTTGGATCAACTCACCCCGCTACCACCCGACGGAGGGAAGGTGGGGACGAAAAAAACCAACAGCATTTTGGAGAAGAAATCCCGCCCTTCTTTTAGGAAACTCTTCAAGGGGAAATCGACAGCCAATCAGAGCGTGGACACCGGGGGTGGTAGCCCGGCAACCAGTCCAATCTCCTCCCCCACATCGTTGGGAACCAATAGTATGGAGGAGATGAATAACCTTGAAGTCATGGTGAAACAACCAATGAAGAGTAAGAAGTTTAAAATGAGCCTGAAGAGTGCCTCTCAACAGACTGTCAACACACAAGACAATGACAGTAAGTTGTTTTTCTTGTCTCATTATTTTAGCTCAGTTtgatcctctccttctccctctctcggcGTTATGTCGATACCTGTATATCTCTGTTTATCTCAAGTCATTTAACCATTGTACTATTTtactccttccctcctttctttcttGCAGGCTTGAAGAGCCGCAGGCCATCAACAAAGAACAAATGTAGTCCATCCTGATTCTAAACCTGAGTCACTCCGGATTCAAACCACCCCACTCAACTGGTTCTCTGTGGGATTCAATAATACCTTTGGGATCTGGTGCAATAATTACTATAATGTGTCAATTCTACTTGCTCTGTACAGAGATATTCTCTGGACAAACAGAGGCGTCCTTAAAGCAGAGACCGGCGATAGGTGGAACAGCGCCACTGACCATCCCCAGGCACATTAGttgttgtttttcttttgaggaAAAGAGCATCCATGTTTGAAGTAACGTCTTCGTCGTAATAGTGTAACGTGGACCTGGCGGTTTCATCACTATGGATTCCAGGTTGAAGAAGCGCTGTCACTGAGCACCAAGTCTGTGATTCTTATTTGACCATGTAAAGAATAACGTCATGTTGCCTTGTGAAGTCTTGTATGTAATTAATGTGTAATTAAttaatgtgtgtgtttcatgCTGTGACCAACGGATGTCAATGATAAGGGGGTTGGGAAATGGATCTGAATGggtatttgagtgtgtgtttattcAGTACATTAAAAACGATCATGTTTTTCTGAGTTTTCTAGTCGTGTAACATTTGTGGCCTGATTCGCCAGTGGTAGTTATGTGTGAGGTTTAAGGTTTCTGTGGTCATGTCTTTGTCTTCAGTGAAGGCACTGTAGACAGTGATGATTCTGgtctgccatctagtggctgTAGACCTGATTGAGCAGAATAGATTCAATAGCTGTAACACTTGTTCTGACGCTCTGAcgtatgtgtgggaggtggacTCGTTGTGCACTGTGTTGCTGATGGGACCAAGCATTGTCACTTCCTCACAAATACATCGtatcccctccccatctctctctccctcttgctctctctctgcccttcaccctctccccctctctctggagATGTACACAGTtctaagcctctctctctctctctctctctctctctctctctctctctctctctctctcacacacacactccccgcccatccctccctcctctctgggtGTTTGCTACAGCTCTAACCACAGAGAGGAACTACAGGCGTGAGGGGAACTGATGCAAGGACCGATGTGTGTGTGGCGCAACACTGAAACAGGAAGTACAGAGGCACACAGGAAGGCAATGAGAGGTGTTGATGACTAAAGACCACTCATCACTGTGCCAACTGACCATAAACGCTGATCTGGGGTCAGTTTGACATCTCCCCCCGCTAATGGTTAacgttaggattgggggaggggaactgatcctagatctgcacaGAGGAGAAACTTCACCCTGGAGCATTAAACACAACTGAGGCTTTAAACACCTGTAGTAATGTTTTTCCATAGCAGTTTTTAGCCTATGACTCATTAATGTAGAGCTGTAATAATCAGAAGATATTAACTTGGCTTTATCCAGGCTATACACAGGCTATACACAGGCTATATCCAGGCTATATCCAGGCTGTACACAGGCTATATCCAGGCTATACACAGGCTATACACAGGCTATATCCAGGCTATACACAGGCTATATCCAGGCTGTACACAGGCTATATCCAGGCTGTACACAGGCTATATCCAGGCTATATCCAGGCTATACACAGGCTATATCCAGGCTATGCCATTGATACAGACTCAGTTTGTGTTAAGTTTTCTCAATACAACACAGAACCATAATGGTATGAGACAATAGGTTATGTCCATTAGAAATGGATAAGGAGGTTTGGGTTGTACCACTGTTAGTTTTGTCAGATGAGGAGATGGTCCTTTTGTCTAGGGTGTTGTTCCCAACACCACCAACAGGGGTCACTTCTCTATAGAGATCAGTgttggacacgcacacacacacgcacagtcttgtacagctaactttgcggggacacacaattcagtcccattcaaaatactattttccctaacccttaacccatactcttaccctaaccttaaccccgaACCTAACCCtttccttaaccctaaccccaaaactaaccctagctcttaactctaacctttaacgtaattctaaccctaaaactaattctaaccttaaccccctaGAAACAgcatttgacctcttggggatggaCAAAATGTCCCCAATTTGTCCAATTCTTGTTTGTTTACTGCTCTTTATAGTTAtaatagttaaacacgtccacacacacacacacacacagtaagaggaagtgagagatagagtaacctgtgtttgtgtgtgtgttcaacc
This window encodes:
- the LOC109879545 gene encoding protein FAM83F is translated as MAESQLTCMEDGHIKENVPESKPEFYYSEEQRAAVEQLLKNGDGAFKMRLKEDKVKDFLSARDIKTIRNTFKEYDTEDEEKCGELKAKPDGSKANSGHHSTYWPQMSDTEVPPLDLGWPNGGLFKGVTRVAVHTHPPKENGPHIKEVIRRLIQEATKVLAIVMDLLTDIQILQDLLDAASRRSVAVYILLDVSGVPHFLDMCCRLQVGAQHLRNIRTRTVQGTGLGLSFGRLLGSLCSKYMLVDGDKVMFGSYSFSWSSSRMDRNMITVMTGQVIDFFDRDFCELYAVSEKLDLYKEFNLSPPPNMASAARLKVEPVKPQLRAATSRFQVSLGNSRGGDLQVPAHKYHNPKYSLVYGNSVPGLMGSLQDLPGIEKTAITAGPEGLMQVNSEWLDQLTPLPPDGGKVGTKKTNSILEKKSRPSFRKLFKGKSTANQSVDTGGGSPATSPISSPTSLGTNSMEEMNNLEVMVKQPMKSKKFKMSLKSASQQTVNTQDNDSLKSRRPSTKNKCSPS